In Pseudanabaena yagii GIHE-NHR1, the following proteins share a genomic window:
- a CDS encoding iron uptake porin, translating to MKIHPSKLGLLLLSLPLSLGAMSLSAEANPANSSTVKLTETTASIPPVSNETQLKSIATDPIAQNVTSVSQLSDVRPTDWAFTALQSLVERYGCIAGYPDRTFRGKQATSRYEFAAGLNTCLDKINEIISAGLADKVSKEDLATLQKLQEEFAAELATLRGRVDALDAKTAKLEAQQFSTTTKLSGEAIFSVSGATGANPTGGTNTNIVFNNRVRLNLLTSFSGKDLLITGLQASNINSLAVPLGYASDPNTGSSNVRLGFENQFLNFNPSNSNTAAANSVNLYKLLYIFPVADKLTLFAGSNAEVSDAFPAISPFASEGQGSISRFGQGLNAATRVSGGTSGTGLAAAVGFIWTPSDKVDFRALYGSVNSAIATNSPTTLLGAGFFGGSTIAAAQLTLKPTSNLDIGLNYANSYHQINILGTGLASADIGAINGGVLADPIKLNSIGSTLTWRITPKIAFNLSGAWIFSNLTNKDASTTFTSWMTGFHFSDVFKEGNTAGILFGQPLARNAVGGIATIPTGATATPYHLEGYFNFKLSKNISITPGVFFVFNPEGINNAPTATVGVVRTTFTF from the coding sequence GTGAAAATTCATCCCAGTAAACTTGGATTGCTTCTACTCAGCTTGCCTTTATCTTTGGGGGCGATGTCGCTATCAGCGGAGGCAAATCCTGCTAACTCTTCAACAGTTAAATTAACTGAAACAACAGCTTCTATTCCTCCAGTTTCTAATGAAACTCAACTGAAGTCGATCGCTACAGATCCCATTGCTCAGAATGTAACCTCTGTTTCTCAACTATCAGATGTGCGTCCTACGGATTGGGCTTTTACCGCATTACAATCGCTAGTTGAGCGCTATGGCTGCATCGCAGGCTATCCCGATCGCACATTTCGTGGCAAACAAGCGACCTCCCGCTATGAGTTTGCGGCTGGTTTAAATACTTGTCTTGATAAAATCAATGAGATTATTTCGGCGGGATTAGCTGACAAGGTTAGCAAAGAAGACCTCGCAACTTTACAAAAGCTTCAAGAGGAATTTGCCGCCGAACTCGCAACCCTCCGTGGTCGAGTTGATGCCCTTGATGCGAAAACTGCCAAACTAGAAGCGCAACAGTTCTCCACTACAACTAAACTAAGTGGCGAAGCAATTTTCAGTGTATCGGGCGCAACAGGAGCAAATCCTACTGGTGGCACAAATACCAACATTGTTTTTAATAACCGTGTACGCCTAAATTTATTGACCAGTTTCTCTGGAAAAGACCTGTTGATTACTGGATTACAAGCGAGCAATATCAACAGTCTTGCTGTACCTTTAGGCTATGCCTCCGACCCTAATACCGGTAGTTCCAATGTCCGATTGGGATTTGAGAATCAATTCCTCAATTTCAATCCATCTAACTCTAATACAGCAGCCGCCAACTCGGTCAATCTGTACAAGCTTCTCTACATTTTTCCAGTTGCGGATAAGTTGACTTTATTTGCAGGTTCTAACGCCGAAGTTTCCGATGCTTTCCCAGCGATTAGCCCTTTTGCTAGTGAAGGTCAAGGCTCTATCTCCCGTTTTGGTCAAGGTTTAAATGCTGCGACCCGTGTATCTGGAGGTACATCTGGTACTGGGCTAGCTGCTGCCGTTGGTTTCATCTGGACTCCTTCTGATAAGGTTGATTTTCGAGCTTTATACGGCAGTGTTAACTCTGCGATCGCGACTAACAGCCCCACTACTTTGCTGGGTGCAGGCTTCTTTGGTGGTAGCACCATTGCGGCTGCTCAATTAACCCTCAAGCCCACTTCCAATCTTGATATCGGTCTTAACTATGCCAATAGCTACCACCAGATCAATATCTTGGGAACTGGCTTAGCTTCCGCAGACATTGGAGCAATTAATGGAGGCGTATTAGCTGACCCAATCAAATTGAATTCTATTGGTTCGACTTTGACATGGCGGATTACTCCCAAGATTGCTTTTAACCTATCTGGCGCATGGATCTTTTCCAATCTTACTAATAAGGATGCTTCCACTACCTTTACTAGTTGGATGACAGGATTCCATTTCAGTGATGTCTTTAAGGAAGGCAACACGGCTGGCATTCTCTTTGGACAGCCTCTAGCACGTAATGCAGTTGGTGGTATTGCCACTATTCCAACTGGAGCTACTGCAACTCCATACCATTTAGAAGGTTATTTCAATTTTAAATTGTCCAAAAATATCAGCATTACCCCAGGGGTGTTCTTTGTGTTTAATCCCGAAGGTATCAATAATGCACCTACAGCAACGGTTGGTGTAGTTCGGACAACATTCACATTCTAA
- a CDS encoding CmpA/NrtA family ABC transporter substrate-binding protein, producing the protein MSNLKNNISRRRFIATAGATALSSVLLKGCLGNPPEDTPTISSANATKINLPPEQVPETTKVRLGYLPIIEAAPLIIAKEKGFFAKYGMTDVEISKQANWGAARDNVKIGSSAGGIDGGQWQMPMPYLISEGIITDNLKIPMYVLLQLNTQGNAIAVAGKHKDKGLTLKIDKAKDFFEKTKAEGAKFKAAYTFPKANQEFWIRYWLAANGVDPDTDIELLTVPAAQTVANMKTGTMDAFSTGDPWPYRIVKEKIGFIPALTAEIWKGHPEEYLAMRADWVDKNPKATKALLKAIMEAQQWCDNFDNRKELVQIVATKNYFGVAPEILEDPMMGKYDMGDGRIIDDKSMAPLYWKDAKGNVSYPYQSHDLWFLTESVRWGFLPKSALATAKDLIKKVNREDLWREAAKEAGFPDIPASTSRGIEEFFDGVKFDPENPQAYLDSLKIKKA; encoded by the coding sequence ATGTCTAATTTAAAAAACAACATTTCACGGCGACGATTTATAGCTACGGCTGGAGCTACAGCTCTTAGTTCGGTACTTCTTAAAGGATGTCTAGGCAACCCTCCCGAGGATACCCCAACTATAAGTTCTGCTAATGCTACTAAAATTAACCTGCCCCCTGAACAAGTTCCTGAAACTACAAAAGTCAGACTAGGCTACCTACCCATTATCGAAGCAGCACCATTAATTATTGCTAAAGAGAAGGGATTCTTTGCGAAATATGGCATGACCGATGTAGAAATCTCCAAGCAAGCCAACTGGGGCGCAGCGAGAGATAACGTCAAAATTGGATCCTCTGCAGGTGGTATCGATGGTGGTCAATGGCAAATGCCAATGCCCTATTTGATTTCCGAAGGAATTATCACCGATAACCTCAAAATCCCTATGTATGTACTGTTGCAGTTAAATACACAGGGTAATGCGATCGCTGTGGCAGGTAAGCACAAAGATAAGGGCTTGACGCTGAAAATCGATAAAGCAAAAGATTTCTTTGAGAAGACTAAAGCTGAAGGCGCAAAATTCAAAGCTGCTTACACCTTCCCTAAAGCAAATCAAGAGTTCTGGATTCGCTACTGGTTAGCTGCCAATGGAGTCGATCCTGATACAGATATCGAATTGTTGACTGTTCCTGCGGCACAAACCGTAGCCAATATGAAAACTGGCACAATGGATGCCTTCAGCACAGGCGACCCTTGGCCCTATCGCATCGTTAAAGAGAAGATTGGCTTCATTCCTGCTCTCACTGCCGAAATTTGGAAGGGACATCCTGAAGAATATTTGGCGATGCGTGCAGACTGGGTAGATAAGAACCCTAAGGCAACCAAGGCTTTGCTTAAAGCAATTATGGAAGCTCAGCAATGGTGCGACAACTTCGACAATCGCAAAGAACTTGTCCAAATTGTTGCCACCAAAAACTATTTTGGCGTTGCTCCTGAGATCCTTGAAGATCCCATGATGGGCAAGTACGACATGGGCGATGGTCGCATTATCGATGACAAGAGCATGGCTCCTCTCTACTGGAAAGATGCGAAAGGAAATGTCTCTTATCCCTATCAAAGTCATGACCTTTGGTTCCTGACCGAGAGCGTGCGTTGGGGCTTCTTACCCAAATCAGCACTAGCCACCGCTAAGGATTTGATTAAAAAGGTCAACCGTGAGGATCTTTGGCGGGAAGCTGCTAAGGAAGCAGGTTTCCCTGATATTCCCGCTAGCACCTCTCGCGGTATTGAGGAATTCTTTGATGGTGTAAAGTTCGACCCCGAAAATCCTCAAGCCTATCTCGATAGCCTAAAGATCAAGAAGGCTTAG